The following coding sequences lie in one Lysobacter capsici genomic window:
- a CDS encoding ATP-binding protein produces MSAWRGFAWGDRARRWLGPASPLRRMFAADGAGSAGKSRHGHFGLFVRYYLIVLLIYAAVIIGGVSAWIYVTDENSRDYSQAQMRGTHYLIEQRYLHTDPAQWPALTDELRAHFAYPLNLVPLASLREGLTTAEWQRLQHGALVMESENEAYTYQRLPGTDRVVALGDFDDVIVQGVPWRDLDFVDSLVMLAMYFLAIALPLYFLVYRFWRDLRKLRATAEALSAGDLEARAPEVVTRLVNPLGHALNRMAEQVQQVLESQRILAQAVAHEIRTPLTRMRFALEMLESADDERERATLQHGLEADIQRLEHLAANSVTYARIGRMVGIERGEIDLRALFADLADIFAPPATLHLRFDRGAVDSVMANRDALELALRNLIANALRHARSAIEVSVVREGDCTVFRVEDDGEGVHEDLSQQVFLPFTQLRKNPDGFGLGLALVRVVAEKHGGRATVVPSSLGGACFRIELPTHPLHPAASC; encoded by the coding sequence GTGAGCGCCTGGCGCGGCTTTGCCTGGGGCGATCGCGCCCGGCGCTGGCTCGGCCCGGCATCGCCGCTGCGCCGCATGTTCGCCGCCGACGGCGCGGGCTCGGCCGGCAAGTCCCGGCACGGCCATTTCGGCCTGTTCGTGCGCTACTACCTGATCGTGCTGCTGATCTACGCCGCGGTCATCATCGGCGGCGTCTCGGCCTGGATCTACGTCACCGACGAAAACAGCCGCGACTACTCGCAAGCGCAGATGCGCGGCACCCACTACCTGATCGAACAGCGCTATCTGCACACCGACCCGGCGCAGTGGCCGGCGCTGACCGACGAGTTGCGCGCGCATTTCGCCTATCCGCTGAACCTGGTCCCGCTCGCCTCGTTGCGCGAGGGCTTGACCACCGCCGAATGGCAGCGCCTGCAACACGGCGCGCTGGTCATGGAGAGCGAAAACGAGGCCTACACCTACCAGCGGCTGCCGGGCACCGACCGGGTCGTGGCCTTGGGCGATTTCGACGACGTGATCGTGCAGGGCGTGCCCTGGCGCGACCTGGATTTCGTCGATTCGCTGGTGATGCTGGCGATGTATTTCCTCGCCATCGCCTTGCCCTTGTACTTCCTGGTCTACCGATTCTGGCGCGACCTGCGCAAGCTGCGCGCGACCGCCGAAGCGCTGAGCGCCGGCGACCTGGAGGCGCGCGCGCCCGAAGTGGTCACGCGCCTGGTCAATCCGCTCGGCCACGCGCTCAACCGGATGGCCGAGCAGGTGCAGCAGGTGCTGGAAAGCCAGCGCATCCTCGCCCAGGCGGTCGCGCACGAGATCCGCACGCCGCTCACGCGCATGCGTTTCGCCCTGGAAATGCTCGAGTCGGCCGACGACGAGCGCGAGCGCGCGACTCTGCAGCACGGGCTGGAGGCGGACATCCAGCGCCTGGAGCATCTGGCCGCGAACAGCGTCACCTATGCGCGGATCGGCCGCATGGTCGGGATCGAACGCGGCGAGATCGACCTGCGCGCGCTGTTCGCCGACCTGGCCGACATCTTCGCGCCGCCGGCGACGCTGCATCTGCGTTTCGACCGCGGCGCCGTCGACAGCGTCATGGCCAATCGCGACGCGCTGGAGCTGGCTTTGCGCAATCTGATCGCCAATGCGCTGCGGCATGCGCGTTCGGCGATCGAGGTCAGCGTCGTCCGGGAAGGCGACTGCACCGTGTTCCGCGTCGAAGACGACGGCGAGGGCGTGCATGAGGACTTGAGCCAGCAGGTGTTCCTGCCATTCACCCAATTGCGCAAGAACCCCGACGGTTTCGGCCTGGGCCTGGCGTTGGTGCGGGTGGTCGCGGAGAAACACGGCGGCCGCGCGACGGTAGTGCCTTCATCGCTGGGCGGCGCGTGTTTCCGGATCGAACTTCCGACCCATCCGCTGCATCCCGCGGCTTCGTGCTGA
- a CDS encoding anti-sigma factor: MTIREHDIDGEPPSADVHAGEYVLGVLNLRERRLAEVRIETEPAFARLVADWERRLAALLAEIDPVAVPAHLWPRLRTRLGWSPVQGAAPRGLFNSVGFWRATAALAAALAVVALFVGRGPAPVQPPVIVQQPPVQPPDEAGLTRPVTLLARDDGSTGWLATVDRGHGKVLMVPVPGPADAQGRIAELWIIPSGEAPRSLGMVSTQVAHSVAVPSELIAKLVAGATLAITLEPSAGVPHAAPTGPIVAKGGISL; the protein is encoded by the coding sequence ATGACCATTCGTGAACACGATATCGATGGCGAGCCGCCGAGCGCGGATGTGCATGCCGGTGAGTACGTGCTGGGCGTATTGAATTTGCGCGAACGCCGGCTGGCGGAGGTGCGGATCGAGACCGAGCCTGCGTTCGCCCGGTTGGTCGCCGATTGGGAGCGCCGCCTCGCCGCGCTGCTCGCCGAGATCGACCCGGTCGCGGTGCCCGCGCATCTGTGGCCGCGCTTGCGTACGCGCCTGGGCTGGTCGCCGGTCCAGGGCGCCGCGCCGCGCGGGCTGTTCAACAGCGTCGGCTTCTGGCGCGCGACCGCCGCGCTCGCCGCCGCATTGGCGGTGGTCGCGCTGTTCGTCGGCCGCGGGCCGGCGCCGGTCCAGCCGCCGGTGATCGTGCAGCAACCGCCGGTGCAGCCGCCCGACGAAGCCGGGCTGACCCGTCCGGTCACCCTGCTGGCGCGCGACGACGGCAGCACCGGCTGGCTCGCCACGGTCGACCGCGGCCACGGCAAGGTGCTGATGGTGCCGGTGCCCGGTCCGGCCGACGCCCAGGGCCGGATCGCCGAGCTGTGGATCATCCCGAGCGGCGAAGCGCCGCGTTCGCTGGGCATGGTTTCCACCCAGGTCGCCCATTCGGTCGCGGTTCCGTCTGAGTTGATCGCCAAGCTGGTGGCCGGCGCGACCCTGGCCATCACCCTGGAACCGTCGGCCGGCGTGCCGCATGCCGCGCCGACCGGTCCGATCGTCGCCAAGGGCGGAATCTCGCTGTAA
- a CDS encoding glutaminyl-peptide cyclotransferase, whose amino-acid sequence MPVSLLWMRSPAVAAAILAFAAACSQGPAQARGHVPVDSYRVVASYPHDPQAFTQGLIFKDGFLYESTGLNGHSSVRKVELDTGRVLHKTDLPASVFGEGMTDRGQQLLVLTWTSGFGYVLNLPGFDQAGTFAYPGEGWGLTRSTEALYMSDGSAQIRVLDPKTLKERARIDVSDEGRPIDQLNELEWVKGELYANVWQTDRIARIDPKTGHVLGWIDLSGLLREHGRPHRGADVLNGIAYDAARDRLFVTGKLWPDLFEIQRVPAAKPTDKR is encoded by the coding sequence ATGCCCGTGAGCCTGTTGTGGATGCGTTCGCCGGCCGTCGCCGCGGCGATCCTGGCCTTCGCCGCCGCCTGTTCGCAGGGGCCGGCGCAGGCGCGCGGCCATGTCCCGGTCGATTCCTACCGGGTGGTGGCGAGCTATCCGCACGACCCGCAGGCCTTCACCCAGGGCCTGATCTTCAAGGACGGCTTTTTGTACGAAAGCACCGGCCTGAACGGTCACTCCTCGGTGCGCAAGGTCGAGCTGGACACCGGCCGGGTCCTGCACAAGACCGACCTGCCGGCGTCGGTGTTCGGCGAAGGCATGACCGACCGCGGCCAGCAACTGCTGGTGCTGACCTGGACCTCCGGCTTCGGCTACGTGCTGAATCTGCCCGGTTTCGACCAGGCCGGCACCTTCGCCTACCCGGGCGAGGGCTGGGGCCTGACCCGTTCGACTGAGGCGCTGTACATGAGCGACGGCAGTGCGCAGATCCGCGTGCTCGACCCCAAGACGCTGAAGGAGCGCGCGCGCATCGACGTCAGCGACGAGGGCCGCCCGATCGACCAGCTCAACGAGCTGGAGTGGGTCAAGGGCGAGCTGTACGCCAATGTCTGGCAGACCGACCGGATCGCGCGGATCGATCCCAAGACCGGCCACGTGCTCGGCTGGATCGACCTGAGCGGGCTGCTGCGCGAGCACGGCCGCCCGCACCGCGGCGCCGACGTGCTCAACGGCATCGCCTACGACGCCGCGCGCGATCGTCTGTTCGTGACCGGCAAGCTGTGGCCGGACCTGTTCGAGATCCAGCGGGTGCCGGCGGCGAAACCGACCGACAAGCGCTGA
- a CDS encoding heavy metal response regulator transcription factor has translation MKLLIVEDEAKTADYLRDGLAEQGWAVDVARDGTTGLHLARELDYDVIVLDVMLPGMDGFAVLRELRLRKQTPVIMLTARDRIDDRVHGLGAGADDYLVKPFSFIELLARLQALVRRGRQQEPTELQIGDLQINLLARRAFRDATRLDLTGKEFALLALLAQRRGQILSKTVIAAQVWDINFDSHTNVVEVAIKRLRAKIDGPFRNKLLHTVRGMGYVLEAREGDEDDDAPVAGRTSA, from the coding sequence ATGAAATTGCTGATCGTCGAGGACGAAGCCAAGACCGCCGACTACCTGCGCGACGGTCTGGCCGAGCAGGGCTGGGCGGTCGACGTCGCGCGCGACGGCACCACCGGCCTGCACCTGGCGCGCGAGCTCGACTACGACGTGATCGTGCTCGACGTGATGCTGCCCGGCATGGACGGTTTCGCGGTGCTGCGCGAACTGCGCCTGCGCAAGCAGACCCCGGTGATCATGCTGACCGCGCGCGACCGCATCGACGATCGCGTCCACGGTCTGGGCGCGGGCGCCGACGACTATCTGGTGAAACCGTTCTCCTTCATCGAACTGCTGGCGCGGTTGCAGGCGCTGGTGCGGCGCGGCCGCCAGCAGGAACCGACCGAGCTGCAGATCGGCGACCTGCAGATCAACCTGCTCGCGCGGCGCGCCTTCCGCGACGCCACCCGGCTCGACCTGACCGGCAAGGAGTTCGCGCTGCTGGCCCTGCTGGCGCAGCGGCGCGGCCAGATCCTGTCCAAGACGGTGATCGCCGCGCAGGTGTGGGACATCAATTTCGACAGCCACACCAACGTGGTCGAAGTGGCGATCAAGCGCCTGCGCGCGAAGATCGACGGCCCGTTCCGCAACAAGCTGCTGCACACCGTGCGCGGCATGGGCTACGTGCTCGAAGCGCGCGAAGGCGACGAGGACGACGACGCGCCGGTCGCGGGACGGACCAGCGCATGA
- the rnk gene encoding nucleoside diphosphate kinase regulator: protein MNDRHLPHPSGLPPPLVISRLDCERLEALLEHALPAGIDASGLRRELDRAEVVEPAQVPADAITMNSVIRFVDEASGEEREAALVYPRDADGSAERISILAPVGSALLGLRVGAHIAWPLPGGRSARLRVLGLRYQPEAAGDLHR from the coding sequence ATGAACGACCGTCATCTGCCCCACCCGTCCGGCCTGCCTCCCCCGCTGGTGATTTCACGCCTGGATTGCGAGCGGCTCGAAGCGCTGCTCGAACACGCCTTGCCGGCGGGCATCGATGCGTCCGGCCTGCGCCGCGAACTCGACCGCGCCGAAGTAGTGGAACCCGCGCAGGTCCCCGCCGATGCGATCACGATGAACTCGGTGATCCGTTTCGTCGACGAGGCCAGCGGCGAAGAGCGCGAAGCCGCGCTGGTGTATCCGCGCGATGCCGACGGCAGCGCCGAACGTATTTCGATATTGGCCCCGGTCGGCAGCGCGTTGCTCGGCCTGCGGGTCGGCGCGCATATCGCCTGGCCGTTGCCGGGCGGACGCAGCGCGCGCCTGCGCGTGCTGGGCTTGCGTTATCAGCCCGAGGCGGCGGGCGACCTGCATCGCTGA
- a CDS encoding sigma-70 family RNA polymerase sigma factor, with translation MTDYTAAQSPEFSGGSDPISELLTAVGRGDASAFERLYRETSSRLFGVCLRLLPERSEAEDVLQEVYTIVWRKAGQFDPGRASAITWLAMIARNKAIDRLRAAPSSLKRAPIELIDEVADTAPSPSAQVESADENERLRLCMEELDARRRQLIRTAFFDGATYEELAQRSGSPLGSIKSWIRRGLIQLRACLER, from the coding sequence ATGACCGACTACACGGCCGCGCAGTCCCCCGAATTCTCCGGTGGCTCCGATCCGATCAGCGAATTGCTGACCGCGGTGGGGCGCGGCGACGCGAGCGCGTTCGAGCGCCTGTATCGCGAAACCTCCTCGCGCTTGTTCGGCGTGTGCCTGCGCCTGCTGCCCGAGCGCAGCGAGGCCGAGGACGTGCTGCAGGAGGTCTACACCATCGTGTGGCGCAAGGCCGGGCAGTTCGACCCCGGCCGCGCCAGCGCGATCACCTGGCTTGCGATGATCGCGCGCAACAAGGCGATCGATCGTCTGCGCGCCGCGCCGTCCTCGCTCAAGCGCGCGCCGATCGAGTTGATCGACGAAGTCGCCGACACCGCGCCGAGTCCGTCGGCGCAGGTCGAAAGCGCCGACGAAAACGAACGCCTGCGGCTGTGCATGGAGGAACTCGATGCGCGCCGGCGACAGCTGATCCGCACGGCGTTCTTCGACGGCGCCACCTACGAGGAACTGGCGCAGCGCAGCGGCTCGCCGCTGGGCAGCATCAAGAGCTGGATCCGGCGCGGCCTGATCCAACTTCGCGCCTGTCTGGAACGGTGA
- the asnB gene encoding asparagine synthase (glutamine-hydrolyzing), with the protein MSGLAGLWRAHDDWNAERLEHCARSMIHALRHRGPHDYAVWSDAAASIGLSHCRHANGAAAQPAASADGRYLLSCDGSLYNRESLYHELAALDEVADGACDTALLLAAISRWGLQRTLSRCNGAFALSLWDRRERKLWLARDRVGERPMYYGWVGGDFVYASELKALHRHPRFDAAIDRDALTLLLRYDYIPAPHSIHRGVFKLAPGTLLCLSPAAMRAGAAAHDPERDTSTYWCARQRMTDAIGQRGPIALDEAVDQLEILLQQAVATRMRAPAPVGAFLSGGTDSSLVTAMLQAQSPVPVDSYTIGFDDGRHDESDWARAVARHLGTRHTEHRVDGREALSMIERLPQVWCEPFADSSQVPTLIASGIVAKRSPIALTGDGGDELFFGHCAYSRALRNARWNARVPASLRRFARSRNRDDAERARLGGLRAVWAELDADDVEGSYLQRVSRWRDPAAVVLGAREPLSVFQDRQRHLPLGDAADRVQSLDFRMDLAHGILTKIDRAGMACGLETRSPLLDRSVIEFAWSLPTQLKHHRGEHKRVLKKLLERYLPAELIYRPKHGFGAPVAGWLRGPLREWAEALLDESRLRREGLFDAVAIRALWNEFLGGQRKWHTHLWNVLMFQAWLERRQSALTVVPLPLGPLIPLAGRTEVSAAARIDLPEIDAA; encoded by the coding sequence ATGAGCGGCCTGGCCGGGCTGTGGCGCGCTCACGACGATTGGAACGCCGAACGCCTGGAGCATTGCGCGCGCTCGATGATCCACGCGCTGCGCCATCGCGGCCCGCACGACTACGCCGTGTGGAGCGACGCCGCCGCGTCGATCGGCCTGAGCCATTGCCGTCACGCGAACGGCGCCGCCGCGCAGCCGGCCGCATCGGCCGACGGCCGCTATCTGCTGAGCTGCGACGGCAGCCTGTACAACCGCGAATCGCTGTATCACGAACTGGCCGCGCTCGACGAAGTCGCCGACGGCGCCTGCGATACCGCGCTGCTGCTGGCGGCGATCTCGCGCTGGGGCCTGCAACGCACGCTCAGCCGCTGCAACGGTGCCTTCGCTCTGTCGCTGTGGGACCGGCGCGAGCGCAAGCTGTGGCTGGCGCGCGATCGGGTCGGCGAACGGCCCATGTATTACGGTTGGGTCGGCGGCGATTTCGTGTATGCCTCCGAACTCAAGGCGCTGCACCGGCACCCGCGCTTCGATGCGGCGATCGACCGCGACGCGCTGACCCTGCTGTTGCGTTACGACTACATCCCCGCGCCGCACAGCATCCATCGCGGCGTGTTCAAGCTCGCGCCGGGAACGCTGCTGTGCCTGAGCCCGGCGGCGATGCGCGCCGGCGCGGCCGCGCACGATCCCGAGCGCGACACTTCGACCTATTGGTGCGCGCGCCAACGCATGACCGACGCGATCGGCCAGCGTGGTCCGATCGCGCTCGACGAAGCCGTGGATCAGCTCGAAATCCTGCTGCAGCAAGCGGTCGCCACGCGCATGCGCGCACCCGCGCCGGTCGGCGCGTTCCTGTCCGGCGGCACCGATTCCTCGTTGGTGACGGCGATGCTGCAGGCGCAATCGCCGGTGCCGGTCGACAGCTACACGATCGGCTTCGACGACGGCCGTCACGACGAAAGCGATTGGGCGCGCGCGGTGGCCCGGCATCTGGGCACTCGCCACACCGAGCACCGCGTCGACGGACGCGAGGCGCTGAGCATGATCGAGCGCCTGCCGCAGGTGTGGTGCGAGCCGTTCGCCGATTCCTCGCAGGTGCCCACGCTGATCGCCAGCGGCATCGTCGCCAAACGCTCGCCCATTGCCCTGACCGGCGACGGCGGCGACGAACTGTTCTTCGGCCACTGCGCCTACAGCCGCGCATTGCGCAACGCGCGCTGGAACGCGCGGGTGCCGGCATCGCTGCGTCGCTTCGCGCGCTCGCGCAACCGCGACGATGCCGAGCGCGCGCGCCTGGGCGGCCTGCGCGCGGTCTGGGCCGAACTGGACGCGGACGACGTCGAAGGCAGTTATCTGCAACGCGTCTCGCGCTGGCGCGACCCGGCCGCGGTCGTGCTCGGCGCGCGCGAGCCGCTCAGCGTGTTCCAGGACCGGCAACGGCATCTGCCGCTCGGCGACGCCGCCGACCGCGTGCAGTCCCTGGATTTCCGCATGGACCTGGCGCACGGCATCCTGACCAAGATCGATCGCGCCGGCATGGCCTGCGGGCTGGAAACGCGTTCGCCGCTGCTGGATCGGTCGGTGATCGAATTCGCCTGGTCGCTGCCGACTCAGCTCAAGCACCATCGCGGCGAACACAAGCGGGTGCTCAAGAAGCTGCTCGAACGCTATCTGCCGGCCGAGCTGATCTACCGGCCGAAGCACGGCTTCGGCGCGCCGGTCGCCGGCTGGCTGCGCGGGCCGCTACGCGAGTGGGCCGAAGCCTTGCTCGATGAATCGCGGCTGCGCCGCGAGGGCCTGTTCGATGCCGTGGCCATCCGTGCGCTGTGGAACGAATTTCTGGGCGGCCAGCGCAAATGGCATACGCATTTGTGGAACGTGCTGATGTTCCAGGCCTGGCTGGAGCGACGCCAGTCGGCGCTGACCGTGGTGCCGTTGCCGCTTGGGCCGCTCATACCGCTCGCAGGGCGTACTGAGGTATCGGCGGCGGCTCGTATCGACTTGCCCGAGATCGACGCCGCCTGA
- a CDS encoding winged helix-turn-helix domain-containing protein gives MTDILLIEDDERLGALVAHYLGKHGYCVAVEADGARAVQAILDRGPALVLLDISLPGQDGFEICRAVRARYAGVICMLTARTDDIDQVLGLELGADDYIGKPIEPRVLLARLRAHLRRDSAARQGGNLLCFGQLRIDRGTREATLHARRIELTTAEFDLLVLLADRAGHILSRDDLLQSLRGINFDGLDRSIDARISRLRRKLGDLAEEPERIKTVRGKGYLFNRAAWE, from the coding sequence ATGACCGACATTCTGCTGATCGAAGACGACGAACGCCTCGGCGCGCTGGTCGCGCATTACCTGGGCAAGCACGGTTACTGCGTCGCGGTCGAGGCCGACGGCGCGCGCGCGGTGCAGGCGATCCTCGATCGCGGGCCGGCGCTGGTGCTGCTGGACATTTCCCTGCCCGGGCAGGACGGCTTCGAGATCTGCCGCGCGGTGCGCGCGCGTTACGCCGGGGTCATCTGCATGTTGACCGCGCGCACCGACGATATCGATCAAGTGCTGGGCCTGGAACTGGGCGCCGACGATTACATCGGCAAGCCGATCGAGCCGCGGGTGCTGCTGGCGCGCTTGCGCGCGCACCTGCGCCGCGACAGCGCCGCGCGCCAGGGCGGCAACCTGCTGTGCTTCGGCCAGCTGCGCATCGATCGCGGCACCCGCGAGGCGACCTTGCACGCGCGGCGCATCGAACTGACCACCGCCGAGTTCGACCTGCTGGTGCTGCTGGCCGATCGCGCCGGCCACATCCTCAGCCGCGACGACCTGCTGCAGTCGCTGCGCGGGATCAATTTCGACGGCCTGGACCGTTCGATCGACGCGCGCATCTCGCGGCTGCGGCGCAAGCTCGGCGATCTGGCCGAAGAGCCCGAACGGATCAAGACCGTGCGCGGCAAGGGGTATCTGTTCAACCGGGCGGCCTGGGAGTGA
- a CDS encoding heavy metal sensor histidine kinase, giving the protein MKRVRDLSIAQRLAAMFALAALLVFALVGVALYHVLQTQIVRYQHAELATKLRYVVGSVALCESRERWLKVEDKVQNLISSDRSTKVWAWSSNPDYRIGDGEPTISAATSRRDLGMGRLLLPGAEYPYRTLQEQVPALGNRPAVRVSVAIDSKPYVSALRWFTLIMLALGVCGIGLVALLGHWIARVGLRPLQRLSNEAQTLSPSNLSQRLQPAQLPPELGRLTGTFNGALDRLEAAYTRLDAFNADVAHELRTPLTNLMGQTQVALSRPREAAQLEDVLQSNLEELERMRDIINDMLFLSRAGQGDIALDRVCVPLAEEVAKTGEFLEYLLEEAGMQLRIDGAVDAWIDTSLFRRAMTNLLHNAVQHATPGSEIVVELRGGDAAHSDCGSGARVAVRNHGAGVPPQHLARMFDRFYRVDAAREHRGERHHGLGLSIVKAIASLHGGTVFADSREGRTTVGFSLATPQPHSPA; this is encoded by the coding sequence ATGAAGCGCGTGCGCGATCTGTCCATCGCCCAGCGCCTGGCGGCGATGTTCGCGCTCGCCGCGCTGCTGGTGTTCGCGCTGGTCGGGGTGGCGCTGTATCACGTGCTGCAGACCCAGATCGTGCGCTACCAGCACGCCGAACTGGCGACCAAGCTGCGTTACGTCGTCGGCAGCGTGGCCTTGTGCGAATCGCGCGAGCGCTGGCTCAAGGTCGAGGACAAAGTGCAGAACCTGATCTCCAGCGACCGCAGCACCAAGGTCTGGGCCTGGAGTTCGAACCCGGACTACCGCATCGGCGACGGCGAACCGACGATCAGCGCCGCGACCAGCCGGCGCGACCTGGGCATGGGCCGCTTGCTCCTGCCCGGCGCCGAATACCCGTATCGCACCTTGCAGGAACAGGTGCCTGCGCTCGGCAATCGCCCCGCGGTGCGGGTGTCGGTCGCCATCGATTCGAAACCCTACGTGTCGGCGCTGCGCTGGTTCACCCTGATCATGCTGGCGCTGGGCGTGTGCGGCATCGGCCTGGTCGCGCTGCTCGGGCACTGGATCGCGCGGGTCGGCCTGCGCCCGTTGCAGCGGCTGTCGAACGAAGCGCAGACCCTGAGCCCGAGCAATCTGTCGCAACGCTTGCAGCCGGCGCAGCTGCCGCCCGAACTCGGGCGCCTGACGGGGACCTTCAACGGCGCGCTCGATCGGCTGGAAGCGGCCTACACACGGCTCGATGCGTTCAATGCCGATGTCGCCCACGAACTGCGCACCCCGCTGACCAATCTGATGGGCCAGACCCAGGTGGCGCTGTCGCGACCGCGCGAGGCGGCGCAACTGGAAGACGTGCTGCAATCGAACCTGGAAGAACTCGAGCGCATGCGCGACATCATCAACGACATGCTGTTCCTGTCGCGCGCCGGGCAGGGCGATATCGCCCTGGACCGGGTGTGCGTGCCGCTGGCCGAGGAAGTCGCCAAGACCGGGGAATTCCTCGAATACCTGCTGGAGGAAGCGGGCATGCAGTTGCGCATCGACGGCGCGGTCGATGCGTGGATCGACACGTCGCTGTTCCGCCGCGCGATGACCAATCTGCTGCACAACGCGGTTCAGCACGCGACCCCGGGCTCGGAAATCGTGGTCGAACTGCGCGGCGGCGACGCGGCGCACAGCGACTGCGGCAGCGGCGCGCGCGTGGCCGTGCGCAACCACGGCGCGGGCGTGCCGCCGCAGCATCTGGCGCGAATGTTCGACCGCTTCTATCGCGTCGACGCCGCCCGCGAACATCGCGGCGAGCGGCATCACGGCCTGGGCCTGTCGATCGTCAAGGCCATCGCCTCGCTGCACGGCGGAACGGTGTTCGCCGACAGTCGCGAAGGCCGCACCACGGTGGGTTTCAGCCTGGCGACGCCGCAACCGCACTCGCCGGCTTAG